One Curtobacterium sp. MCLR17_007 DNA window includes the following coding sequences:
- a CDS encoding tyrosine-protein phosphatase, giving the protein MTTTSTLTNLREVGGPGFQSSRPRTVFRSNTEPDVPATAYPPGVTVVDLRRDDEVERVSHPLGASAGYRAVPLFDPSSPVESADDAVELEDQYVDWLERHRAGIADALRVVATTDGDVLVCCSAGKDRTGIISALLARHWGADDERIGRDYAASAAGLVDRFAAERAASDDPAATARAQRCVPEIMTTVIAHVERRWGSVDAYLRWLGLTDDEIGAL; this is encoded by the coding sequence ATGACGACGACGTCGACGCTCACCAACCTCCGAGAGGTCGGGGGACCCGGGTTCCAGTCCAGCCGCCCCCGTACCGTGTTCCGGAGCAACACCGAGCCCGACGTCCCCGCGACGGCCTACCCGCCCGGCGTCACCGTCGTGGACCTGCGGCGGGACGACGAGGTCGAGCGTGTGTCGCACCCGCTGGGCGCCTCGGCCGGGTACCGGGCGGTGCCGCTGTTCGATCCGTCGTCGCCGGTCGAGTCCGCCGACGACGCCGTCGAACTCGAGGACCAGTACGTCGACTGGCTCGAACGCCACCGGGCGGGCATCGCTGACGCCCTGCGAGTGGTCGCCACGACCGACGGCGACGTGCTCGTGTGCTGCTCGGCGGGCAAGGACCGGACGGGCATCATCAGCGCGCTGCTCGCCCGGCACTGGGGTGCGGACGACGAGCGCATCGGGAGGGACTACGCCGCGAGTGCCGCCGGTCTGGTCGACCGGTTCGCGGCGGAGCGTGCTGCCAGCGACGACCCGGCAGCGACGGCGCGGGCGCAGCGCTGTGTGCCGGAGATCATGACGACGGTGATCGCCCACGTCGAGCGTCGGTGGGGGAGCGTCGACGCGTACCTGCGGTGGCTCGGACTGACGGACGACGAGATCGGCGCGCTCTGA
- the zapE gene encoding cell division protein ZapE, whose amino-acid sequence MAAALVPPPQFATASFDSYRPDEDYPSQAEVRDAVAAFVTARTEPAKRGLFGRRRSAAASDTPTTSGVYLDGGFGVGKTHLLAAAYHAATGRKTFGTFIEYTALVGALGFQGTVDLLRGTALVCIDEFELDDPGDTMVMTRLIKELSETGTRFAATSNTPPGALGEGRFAAQDFLREIQAMSDRFDTMRIDGLDYRRRAVDESARVVDDVPGSLPDGQVTLDDFRAVVAHLASVHPSKYVALVEGLDAVGLTDVQPFTDQTDALRWVALVDRLYDGQVRIVASGSPLDRVYPDVMLEGGYRKKYLRAASRVVALSRAS is encoded by the coding sequence ATGGCCGCCGCACTCGTGCCGCCGCCGCAGTTCGCCACGGCGTCGTTCGACTCGTACCGACCCGACGAGGACTACCCCTCGCAGGCGGAGGTCCGCGACGCGGTGGCCGCGTTCGTCACGGCCCGAACCGAGCCGGCGAAGCGCGGGCTCTTCGGTCGCCGTCGGTCCGCAGCGGCATCGGACACGCCCACCACCTCCGGGGTGTACCTGGACGGCGGGTTCGGTGTCGGAAAGACCCACCTGCTCGCCGCGGCGTACCACGCGGCGACCGGGCGCAAGACGTTCGGCACCTTCATCGAGTACACCGCGCTCGTCGGGGCGCTCGGCTTCCAGGGCACGGTGGACCTGCTGCGCGGGACGGCACTCGTCTGCATCGACGAGTTCGAGCTCGACGACCCCGGCGACACGATGGTCATGACGCGGCTCATCAAGGAGCTCAGCGAGACCGGGACGCGCTTCGCCGCCACGTCGAACACACCGCCAGGGGCACTGGGTGAGGGACGCTTCGCCGCGCAGGACTTCCTGCGCGAGATCCAGGCGATGTCCGACCGCTTCGACACGATGCGGATCGACGGGCTCGACTACCGCCGGCGCGCGGTGGACGAGTCCGCCCGGGTCGTCGACGACGTGCCGGGGTCGCTGCCCGACGGGCAGGTCACGCTCGACGACTTCCGCGCCGTGGTCGCGCACCTGGCGTCGGTGCACCCGTCGAAGTACGTCGCGCTGGTCGAGGGCCTCGACGCGGTCGGGCTGACCGACGTGCAGCCGTTCACCGACCAGACCGACGCGCTGCGCTGGGTGGCGCTCGTCGACCGGCTGTACGACGGACAGGTGCGCATCGTCGCCTCGGGGTCGCCGCTCGACCGGGTGTACCCGGACGTGATGCTCGAGGGCGGGTACCGGAAGAAGTACCTGCGTGCCGCGAGCCGCGTCGTCGCGCTGAGCCGGGCCTCCTGA
- a CDS encoding HRDC domain-containing protein has protein sequence MPTETAAPAAVPSFEAGHDAVKVIEDRSDFLAAVAAIAAGHGPVAVDAERASGYRYSQRAYLIQVFRRGAGAFLLDPIAIGSFQELQDAIVDEEWLFHAASQDLPCLREVGLVPTRIFDTELGARIAGFPRVGLGAVVEQLLGITLAKAHSAADWSTRPLPQSWLVYAALDVELLPDLRDALAAVLDEAGKSEIAAQEFDAVLHRAPKPPRAEPWRRLSGMHALRGTRALAIARALWTARDAFAQETDIAPGRIIPDAAIVAAAAAAPETRKDLAAVKAFTGRASRSELDRWWAAVEEGRTTDDLPKLRGKGEPTLPPPRAWADRNPAADRRYKAARAAVTAVSEDLDIPLENLLTPDTLRSIAWEPPASVDAASVGAALVALDARPWQVESTAGVIADAFAAATRGTAPTGEDDRSPVVAEGQDDAAEGPATS, from the coding sequence ATGCCCACCGAGACTGCGGCGCCGGCTGCGGTGCCGTCGTTCGAGGCGGGGCACGATGCCGTCAAGGTCATCGAGGACCGCTCTGACTTCCTGGCTGCCGTGGCCGCGATCGCCGCGGGGCACGGCCCGGTCGCCGTCGACGCCGAGCGCGCCAGCGGCTACCGGTACTCGCAGCGCGCCTACCTCATCCAGGTCTTCCGCCGCGGCGCCGGCGCCTTCCTCCTCGACCCCATCGCGATCGGTTCCTTCCAGGAGCTGCAGGACGCGATCGTCGACGAGGAGTGGCTGTTCCACGCCGCGTCCCAGGACCTGCCGTGCCTCCGCGAGGTCGGACTGGTCCCGACCCGCATCTTCGACACCGAGCTCGGCGCGCGCATCGCTGGCTTCCCGCGGGTCGGCCTCGGTGCCGTCGTCGAGCAGCTGCTCGGCATCACCCTCGCCAAGGCGCACTCCGCCGCCGACTGGTCGACCCGACCGCTCCCCCAGTCCTGGCTCGTCTACGCCGCTCTCGACGTCGAGCTCCTGCCCGACCTGCGGGACGCCCTGGCAGCGGTGCTCGACGAGGCGGGCAAGTCCGAGATCGCCGCGCAGGAGTTCGACGCCGTGCTCCACCGCGCGCCGAAGCCCCCGCGCGCCGAGCCGTGGCGCCGGCTGTCCGGGATGCACGCGCTGCGCGGGACCCGGGCGCTGGCGATCGCCCGCGCGCTCTGGACGGCCCGGGACGCGTTCGCCCAGGAGACCGACATCGCGCCCGGGCGGATCATCCCGGACGCCGCCATCGTCGCCGCGGCCGCCGCCGCCCCCGAGACCCGGAAGGACCTGGCCGCGGTCAAGGCCTTCACCGGGCGCGCGAGTCGTTCCGAGCTCGACCGCTGGTGGGCCGCCGTCGAGGAGGGCCGCACGACCGACGACCTGCCGAAGCTCCGCGGCAAGGGTGAGCCGACGCTGCCGCCGCCCCGGGCGTGGGCGGACCGCAACCCGGCCGCCGACCGCCGCTACAAGGCCGCCCGGGCAGCCGTGACGGCGGTGTCCGAGGACCTGGACATCCCCCTCGAGAACCTGCTCACCCCGGACACGCTCCGGTCGATCGCGTGGGAGCCGCCGGCGTCCGTCGACGCAGCCTCGGTCGGAGCGGCGCTCGTCGCGCTCGACGCCCGTCCCTGGCAGGTCGAGTCGACGGCCGGCGTGATCGCCGACGCGTTCGCCGCTGCCACGCGCGGGACCGCTCCCACCGGCGAGGACGACCGTTCCCCCGTTGTGGCAGAAGGACAGGACGACGCGGCCGAGGGTCCGGCCACGTCGTAG
- a CDS encoding DUF3000 domain-containing protein, producing the protein MSETPEPDAFAQLRAYVAAGGTRAETTVTEIPSPSRLAPFSIALAADVSGVEHGVDSDLGTGRFIALYDPSEPEGWAGAFRIVTFAQAPLEPEIGVDEFVADVTWSWLVDALAANGAEYDRASGTATKIISRGYGELAAQGDGAQLELRASWTPRGTGLVAHVEAWEEIVTMLAGLPPSSDGVTLLGPRRLARD; encoded by the coding sequence GTGTCCGAAACCCCTGAGCCCGACGCGTTCGCGCAGCTCCGCGCCTACGTCGCGGCGGGCGGGACCCGCGCCGAGACGACGGTCACCGAGATCCCCTCGCCGTCTCGTTTGGCGCCGTTCTCGATCGCCCTCGCGGCGGACGTGTCCGGCGTCGAGCACGGCGTCGACTCCGACCTCGGCACCGGGCGGTTCATCGCGCTGTACGACCCGTCCGAGCCCGAGGGCTGGGCGGGCGCGTTCCGCATCGTGACCTTCGCGCAGGCACCCCTCGAACCGGAGATCGGTGTCGACGAGTTCGTCGCCGACGTGACGTGGAGCTGGCTCGTGGACGCCCTCGCGGCGAACGGCGCCGAGTACGACCGGGCCTCGGGCACCGCAACCAAGATCATCTCCCGCGGCTACGGCGAGCTCGCGGCGCAGGGCGACGGCGCACAGCTCGAGCTCCGGGCGTCGTGGACGCCGCGCGGCACCGGCCTCGTCGCGCACGTCGAGGCATGGGAGGAGATCGTCACCATGCTCGCCGGGCTGCCGCCGTCGTCGGACGGCGTGACGCTGCTCGGCCCCAGGAGGCTCGCCCGTGACTGA
- a CDS encoding thiolase family protein → MPKASDVVFVDGVRTPFGRAGEKGVFWRTRADDLAVHAMRGLLDRNSSLDGAAVDDVAVAATTQQGDQGLTLGRTVGMLAGLPKSVPGYAIDRMCAGAMTSVTTLAGAIAFGAADIAIAGGVEHMGRHPMGFNADPNPRFVAERMVAPDALVMGNTAERLHDRFPAITKDRTDAFAVQSQQRYAAAWGAGKLQPDVVPVEVNTGAGWDIVSADEPPRPGTTLEALAALKTPFRPHGRVTAGNAAGLNDGATMSLLASEDGAKQHGLPTKMRMVSFAFAGVEPEVMGVGPVPATDKALSKAGLSIDDIGLFEINEAFAVQVLAFLDNYGIAQDSPNVNAWGGAIAVGHPLASSGVRLMNQLAAQFAERPDVKYGITTMCIGLGQGGTVIWENPSFSKSAARKAA, encoded by the coding sequence TTGCCAAAGGCATCAGACGTCGTCTTCGTCGACGGCGTGCGGACACCGTTCGGACGCGCCGGGGAGAAGGGGGTGTTCTGGCGGACCCGCGCCGACGACCTCGCCGTGCACGCGATGCGTGGCCTGCTCGACCGGAACAGCTCGCTCGACGGTGCCGCCGTTGACGACGTCGCGGTCGCCGCGACGACCCAGCAGGGCGACCAGGGCCTGACGCTCGGTCGCACGGTGGGCATGCTCGCCGGTCTGCCGAAGTCCGTCCCGGGCTACGCCATCGACCGCATGTGTGCCGGCGCCATGACCAGCGTCACGACGCTGGCGGGTGCCATCGCCTTCGGCGCCGCAGACATCGCGATCGCCGGCGGGGTCGAGCACATGGGGCGCCACCCGATGGGCTTCAACGCCGACCCGAACCCGCGCTTCGTCGCGGAGCGCATGGTCGCTCCCGACGCGCTCGTGATGGGCAACACCGCCGAGCGCCTGCACGACCGCTTCCCCGCCATCACGAAGGACCGCACGGACGCCTTCGCCGTGCAGTCCCAGCAGCGCTACGCCGCCGCCTGGGGCGCCGGCAAGCTGCAGCCGGACGTCGTCCCGGTCGAGGTCAACACCGGAGCGGGCTGGGACATCGTGTCGGCCGACGAGCCGCCGCGCCCCGGCACCACCCTGGAGGCCCTGGCCGCGTTGAAGACGCCCTTCCGGCCCCACGGACGGGTCACCGCCGGCAACGCAGCGGGCCTCAACGACGGCGCGACGATGAGCCTGCTCGCGTCGGAGGACGGTGCGAAGCAGCACGGCCTGCCGACGAAGATGCGCATGGTCTCGTTCGCCTTCGCCGGCGTCGAGCCCGAGGTGATGGGCGTGGGCCCGGTCCCCGCCACCGACAAGGCGCTGTCGAAGGCCGGTCTGTCGATCGACGACATCGGCCTCTTCGAGATCAACGAGGCGTTCGCCGTGCAGGTGCTCGCCTTCCTCGACAACTACGGCATCGCGCAGGACTCCCCGAACGTCAACGCCTGGGGCGGCGCGATCGCCGTCGGGCACCCGCTGGCGTCCAGCGGTGTCCGCCTGATGAACCAGCTCGCGGCGCAGTTCGCCGAGCGTCCCGACGTCAAGTACGGCATCACCACGATGTGCATCGGTCTGGGGCAGGGCGGCACCGTCATCTGGGAGAACCCGTCGTTCAGCAAGTCCGCGGCACGGAAGGCGGCCTGA
- a CDS encoding ammonium transporter, giving the protein MLDQGNTTFVLVMAALVLFMTPGLAFFYGGLVKAKSVISMMMMSFGAIALVSVLWVVFGYAIAFANHGTGTAVSGAVGFFSIDWNQIGLGQAFEEAKASKINAAYPSMAFVGFQATFAIITVALISGAIADRAKFGAWMVFAGVWVTVVYFPVASWVFNLTSGWAATWGVIDFAGGTAVHINAGAAGLALALVLGKRVGFAKGAHKPHNPPFVLLGAAILWFGWFGFNAGSEGAADGIAAIAWVNTLAAPAAAILGWLLVEKLKDGKATSVGAASGAVTGLVAITPACAALTPGWGILLGFLAGIVCCFAIDWKYRLGFDDSLDVVGVHLVGGIFGTLFLGFFANDTGLIYSGSFVQLGKQAAAAGAVGAYSFVLAFIIGWIIEKTMGFRVKTEDEVAGIDTAVHGEEGYVLYEDRDETPVGVR; this is encoded by the coding sequence ATGCTTGATCAGGGCAACACGACGTTCGTGTTGGTGATGGCGGCGCTGGTGTTGTTCATGACACCGGGCCTGGCGTTCTTCTACGGCGGTCTGGTGAAGGCCAAGTCCGTCATCAGCATGATGATGATGTCCTTCGGGGCGATCGCCCTGGTGAGCGTCCTCTGGGTCGTCTTCGGCTACGCGATCGCGTTCGCGAACCACGGCACCGGCACCGCCGTGTCGGGTGCGGTCGGGTTCTTCAGCATCGACTGGAACCAGATCGGCCTCGGCCAGGCGTTCGAGGAGGCCAAGGCCTCGAAGATCAACGCCGCGTACCCGTCGATGGCGTTCGTCGGCTTCCAGGCGACGTTCGCGATCATCACGGTCGCGCTGATCTCCGGCGCGATCGCCGACCGTGCCAAGTTCGGCGCCTGGATGGTGTTCGCCGGCGTCTGGGTCACGGTCGTCTACTTCCCCGTCGCGTCGTGGGTGTTCAACCTCACCTCGGGCTGGGCTGCGACCTGGGGCGTCATCGACTTCGCCGGTGGCACCGCGGTGCACATCAACGCCGGTGCCGCCGGGCTGGCGCTCGCGCTGGTGCTCGGCAAGCGCGTCGGCTTCGCCAAGGGCGCGCACAAGCCGCACAACCCGCCCTTCGTCCTGCTCGGCGCAGCCATCCTGTGGTTCGGCTGGTTCGGGTTCAACGCCGGGTCCGAGGGCGCCGCTGACGGCATCGCCGCGATCGCCTGGGTCAACACGCTCGCAGCTCCGGCCGCCGCCATCCTCGGCTGGCTGCTCGTCGAGAAGCTCAAGGACGGCAAGGCCACGTCGGTCGGAGCGGCGTCGGGTGCCGTCACCGGTCTCGTTGCCATCACGCCCGCCTGCGCCGCGCTCACGCCGGGCTGGGGCATCCTGCTCGGGTTCCTGGCCGGCATCGTCTGCTGCTTCGCGATCGACTGGAAGTACCGCCTCGGCTTCGACGACTCGCTGGACGTCGTGGGTGTCCACCTGGTCGGCGGCATCTTCGGCACGCTGTTCCTCGGCTTCTTCGCCAACGACACCGGCCTGATCTACTCGGGCTCGTTCGTCCAGCTCGGCAAGCAGGCCGCTGCTGCCGGCGCCGTCGGTGCGTACTCGTTCGTCCTGGCCTTCATCATCGGCTGGATCATCGAGAAGACGATGGGCTTCCGCGTCAAGACCGAGGACGAGGTCGCCGGCATCGACACCGCGGTCCACGGCGAAGAGGGCTACGTCCTCTACGAGGACCGCGACGAGACCCCGGTCGGCGTGCGCTGA
- a CDS encoding aldo/keto reductase yields the protein MDYTHLGRTGLSVSRAVLGTMNFGPETSEDDSHAIMDRAHELGVNFFDTANGYGGSVGKGATEEIIGRWFAKGGGRREKTVLATKVYGEMIEWPNGGKLSAYNIRQSLDASLRRLQTDHVDLYQMHHVDRDTPWDEIWQAMDLAVQQGKVLYVGSSNFAGWHIAQAQEAAKHRNFLGLVSEQSIYNLVVRDVEREVLPAARHYGLGLIPWSPLQGGLLGGIIEKTEQGSRRLSGRSAEYVEGHRDQLTAYEGFAKELGHTPGELALAWLLHQPGVTAPITGPRTMEQWESAVRATDIHLDDAALARLDELFPGHKTSPEDFAW from the coding sequence ATGGACTACACACACCTCGGACGGACAGGGTTGTCGGTGTCACGAGCAGTGCTCGGCACCATGAACTTCGGACCGGAGACCAGCGAGGACGACTCGCACGCGATCATGGACCGGGCGCACGAGCTCGGCGTGAACTTCTTCGACACCGCCAACGGCTACGGCGGCTCGGTGGGCAAGGGCGCCACCGAGGAGATCATCGGCCGCTGGTTCGCCAAGGGCGGTGGGCGTCGCGAGAAGACCGTCCTCGCCACCAAGGTCTACGGCGAGATGATCGAGTGGCCGAACGGCGGCAAGCTGTCGGCCTACAACATCCGGCAGTCGCTCGACGCGTCGCTGCGCCGCCTGCAGACGGACCACGTCGACCTCTACCAGATGCACCACGTCGACCGGGACACCCCGTGGGACGAGATCTGGCAGGCAATGGACCTCGCCGTCCAGCAGGGCAAGGTGCTCTACGTCGGCTCGTCCAACTTCGCCGGGTGGCACATCGCCCAGGCGCAAGAGGCCGCGAAGCACCGCAACTTCCTCGGCCTGGTCAGCGAGCAGTCGATCTACAACCTCGTCGTCCGCGACGTCGAGCGCGAGGTCCTGCCCGCCGCCCGCCACTACGGTCTCGGCCTGATCCCGTGGTCGCCGCTGCAGGGTGGCCTGCTCGGCGGCATCATCGAGAAGACCGAGCAGGGCTCACGCCGTCTGTCCGGCCGCAGCGCCGAGTACGTCGAGGGGCACCGCGACCAGCTCACCGCCTACGAGGGCTTCGCCAAGGAGCTCGGCCACACCCCGGGCGAACTCGCCCTGGCGTGGCTGCTGCACCAGCCCGGTGTCACGGCGCCGATCACCGGCCCGCGCACGATGGAGCAGTGGGAGTCGGCCGTCCGCGCGACGGACATCCACCTCGACGACGCGGCGCTCGCGCGCCTCGACGAGCTGTTCCCCGGCCACAAGACGTCGCCGGAGGACTTCGCCTGGTGA
- a CDS encoding sulfurtransferase gives MTAPVDPSDTFRDYAHPERLVSTAWLQEQLDAGAVGTADLVVVESDEDVLLYETGHVPGAVKIDWHTDLNDPVQRDYIDGAAFAQLVGGKGIGRDTTVVIYGDKNNWWAAYALWVFTLFGHQDVRLLDGGRAKWIAEDRPVTTDRPDVTPADYPVVERHDEPVRAFKEDVLAHLGKPLIDVRSAPEYSGDRTTAPDYPEEGALRGGHIPSAVNIPWATAAAPDGTFKSRSELDAVYRDGAGIGDADEVIAYCRIGERSSHTWFVLQHLLGYENVRNYDGSWTEWGSAVRVPIVQGTEPGSIPTR, from the coding sequence ATGACCGCACCGGTCGACCCGTCCGACACCTTCCGCGACTACGCGCACCCCGAGCGACTCGTCTCGACCGCGTGGTTGCAGGAACAGCTCGACGCCGGCGCCGTGGGGACGGCCGACCTCGTCGTCGTCGAGTCCGACGAGGACGTCCTGCTGTACGAGACCGGGCACGTCCCCGGCGCGGTCAAGATCGACTGGCACACCGACCTCAACGACCCGGTGCAGCGCGACTACATCGACGGAGCGGCCTTCGCGCAGCTGGTCGGCGGCAAGGGCATCGGCCGCGACACGACCGTCGTCATCTACGGAGACAAGAACAACTGGTGGGCGGCGTACGCGCTCTGGGTGTTCACGCTGTTCGGACACCAGGACGTCCGGCTGCTCGACGGTGGCCGAGCGAAGTGGATCGCCGAGGACCGGCCCGTCACGACCGACCGCCCGGACGTCACCCCGGCCGACTACCCCGTGGTCGAGCGGCACGACGAGCCCGTCCGCGCGTTCAAGGAGGACGTGCTCGCCCACCTCGGCAAGCCCCTCATCGACGTCCGCAGCGCTCCGGAGTACAGCGGCGACCGCACCACCGCCCCCGACTACCCGGAAGAGGGCGCGCTGCGTGGCGGGCACATCCCGTCCGCCGTGAACATCCCCTGGGCCACCGCGGCCGCCCCGGACGGCACCTTCAAGTCGCGCAGCGAGCTCGACGCGGTCTACCGCGACGGGGCCGGCATCGGCGACGCCGACGAGGTCATCGCGTACTGCCGGATCGGTGAGCGGTCGAGCCACACCTGGTTCGTCCTGCAGCACCTGCTCGGCTACGAGAACGTCCGCAACTACGACGGTTCCTGGACCGAGTGGGGCAGCGCCGTGCGTGTCCCGATCGTGCAGGGCACCGAGCCGGGGAGCATCCCGACCCGATGA
- a CDS encoding ChaB family protein — protein MPADDDLPGTLQRSPKHAQDIYTAARKSAEAEYGDGERAGRTAWAAVKHEYEKVGDHWEAKESSGPSDSGAAGSRGSGTTEEGVDANASKAHLMDLAKRLEISGRSSMDKGELVEAIKKANRRASAAARS, from the coding sequence ATGCCCGCTGACGACGACCTGCCCGGCACGCTGCAGCGTTCGCCGAAGCACGCGCAGGACATCTACACCGCGGCGAGGAAGTCCGCCGAAGCCGAGTACGGCGACGGCGAACGAGCCGGCCGCACGGCGTGGGCCGCAGTCAAGCACGAGTACGAGAAGGTCGGGGACCACTGGGAGGCGAAGGAGTCGTCGGGTCCGTCGGACTCCGGCGCGGCGGGCTCGCGCGGGTCCGGGACGACCGAGGAGGGCGTCGACGCGAACGCCTCGAAGGCCCACCTGATGGACCTGGCGAAGCGCCTGGAGATCAGCGGTCGCTCGTCGATGGACAAGGGCGAGCTCGTGGAGGCGATCAAGAAGGCGAACCGTCGCGCGTCGGCGGCTGCTCGCAGCTGA
- a CDS encoding SufE family protein, whose protein sequence is MTTELPDTLAEIRDDFLELSQQDRLQLLLEFSNELPALPERLQGHEDELERVEECQSPVFITVTVGQDGDAPDVVRMHATAPREAPTTRGFASILAQGLSGLTVEQVLAVPSDYPLTIGLSEAVSPLRIRGMVGMLGRVQRQVRALVAVQ, encoded by the coding sequence ATGACCACCGAGCTCCCCGACACACTGGCCGAGATCCGCGACGACTTCCTCGAGCTCTCGCAGCAGGACCGGCTGCAACTGCTCCTCGAGTTCTCCAACGAGCTCCCCGCCCTGCCCGAACGGCTGCAGGGGCACGAGGACGAGCTCGAACGGGTCGAGGAATGTCAGTCCCCCGTCTTCATCACGGTGACCGTCGGACAGGACGGCGACGCCCCCGACGTCGTGCGGATGCACGCCACCGCCCCGCGCGAAGCGCCGACGACGCGCGGCTTCGCCTCGATCCTGGCGCAGGGCCTGTCCGGCCTGACCGTCGAGCAGGTCCTCGCGGTGCCGTCGGACTACCCGCTCACGATCGGGCTGTCCGAGGCGGTCAGCCCCCTGCGCATCCGCGGCATGGTCGGCATGCTCGGCCGGGTGCAGCGGCAGGTCCGCGCGCTGGTCGCGGTGCAGTAG
- a CDS encoding alpha/beta fold hydrolase, with amino-acid sequence MSRSARPAEDVVQDTARSAGLVALGAGLAAAVVGTAVVGGFVAAIARMVVTPDRKRAERVPIMAVDLQQGTVTLERTPDTELQGRYSLWFGGGTGHMRVGDVLESTTATVTRRIIAVDAGDPTTARRGRWGGWFYLTPGELDVPVEDIDVPTPNGPAPAWVVRADDPAAPWAVLVHGRGVTRAETIRAVPVFRAAGYSVLLASWRNDGVAPKSVDGRYGLGSTEWEDVDAALRWVEGQGATSVVLMGWSMGGAVVLQTLVRSPLAHLVDGVVLESAVVDWHAVLKSQSRALRLPRVVRKVAQRVLRTPVLHRLAGLQQPVDLRELDMVARANELTVPILLLHSDDDGFVPSSASYALAEARPDLVRLEVAHVARHTKLWNHDADWFDTRILAWLTEVVQPRDQRAAR; translated from the coding sequence ATGTCCCGTTCCGCGCGACCCGCCGAGGACGTGGTGCAGGACACCGCACGCTCCGCCGGCCTGGTCGCCCTGGGCGCCGGTCTGGCCGCTGCCGTCGTCGGCACCGCCGTCGTGGGCGGCTTCGTCGCCGCGATCGCCCGCATGGTCGTCACCCCGGACCGCAAACGCGCCGAACGCGTGCCGATCATGGCCGTCGACCTGCAGCAGGGGACGGTGACGCTCGAGCGCACGCCCGACACCGAGCTGCAGGGCCGCTACAGCCTGTGGTTCGGCGGCGGCACCGGGCACATGCGCGTCGGCGACGTCCTCGAGTCCACGACGGCGACCGTCACCCGCCGGATCATCGCCGTCGACGCCGGCGACCCCACCACGGCACGCCGCGGACGCTGGGGCGGCTGGTTCTACCTGACGCCCGGTGAGCTCGACGTGCCGGTCGAGGACATCGACGTCCCGACACCGAACGGCCCCGCGCCGGCCTGGGTCGTCCGCGCCGACGACCCGGCGGCGCCGTGGGCCGTCCTGGTGCACGGCCGCGGCGTCACGCGCGCCGAGACCATCCGTGCCGTGCCGGTGTTCCGCGCAGCCGGGTACTCGGTGCTGCTGGCCTCCTGGCGGAACGACGGCGTCGCCCCGAAGAGCGTCGACGGCCGCTACGGCCTGGGTTCCACCGAGTGGGAGGACGTGGACGCGGCCCTGCGCTGGGTCGAGGGCCAGGGCGCGACGAGCGTCGTGCTCATGGGCTGGTCGATGGGCGGCGCGGTGGTCCTGCAGACGCTCGTCCGCTCACCGCTCGCGCACCTGGTGGACGGCGTGGTGCTCGAGTCGGCGGTGGTCGACTGGCACGCGGTCCTGAAGTCGCAGAGTCGTGCGCTGCGGCTGCCGCGCGTGGTGCGCAAGGTCGCGCAGCGGGTCCTGCGCACGCCCGTGCTGCACCGGTTGGCCGGGCTGCAGCAGCCCGTCGACCTGCGCGAGCTCGACATGGTCGCCCGAGCGAACGAGCTCACGGTGCCGATCCTGTTGCTGCACAGCGACGACGACGGCTTCGTTCCGTCGTCCGCCTCGTACGCGCTGGCCGAGGCCCGGCCGGACCTGGTGCGACTCGAGGTCGCGCACGTCGCGCGGCACACCAAGCTCTGGAACCACGACGCCGACTGGTTCGACACCCGGATCCTGGCATGGCTGACCGAGGTGGTCCAGCCGCGCGACCAGCGCGCGGCCCGGTAG